In the genome of Hevea brasiliensis isolate MT/VB/25A 57/8 chromosome 14, ASM3005281v1, whole genome shotgun sequence, the window aactcatgagccatactatgaagttgtgggagaaagttgtggaacatcgactacgtcatgatacttctatctttctcaatcaatttggcttcatgcccggtcgttcaactatgaaagcgatctttctcgttagaagcttgatggagaaatatagagatgtgaagaaagatctacacatggtttttattgatttggagaaggcttatgatagtgttccaagagatgtcatatggagtgtgttagaacaaaagagggtatctattaggtacatataagtgttgaaagatatgtatgaaggagcaactactattgtgcgcacaataggaggggacataagagattttacgatctcaattggattacaccaaagatcagctataagcccttacctttttacattagttttagatgaatttacGAAGCATATACAATAGAGTAtttcttggtgcatgatgtttgcggatgatattgttctgatagatgagacgcgagaatgagtcaatagaaaactagagctttggagaagtactctagagtcaaagggctttaagttaagtagaacgaagacagaatacatgcattacaagttcaatgaaggccaaactggtgatagggaaggagttagtttggatggagtgatactgtcccaaagtaatcactttaaatatctcggctcagtccttcaactagatggaggatgtgaggaggatgttagtaataggattaaagccggatggttgaagtggagacgtgccaagagagttttatgtgatcgcaagattcccagtaacttgaaaggaaaattttaccgtacagccatacgaccggctatgttatatggcagTAAGTGTTAGGCATTGAAAGAgttgtatgcgtctaagataagagttgtagagataagaatgttaagatggatgagtagccatactagactagataaagtccgtaatgagagtattagagaaaaagtaggagtagtatcaattgaggataagttgagagaagggagattaaggtggtttgatcatgtgaagcgtagacatatagaggctccagttagacaagtagagcatattagttagaggatagaaaaaaaaaaggggtagacctaaattgatttggaggatagtagtacaatatgacctagaaatattataaatttctgagaatttaacccaaaatcgtttagagtggagaaagcgaatccatatagccgttcctaaatttttgagataaatgtttaattgagttaagttgagttgaattaaaattttgaatttcaaattacGAATATTTTTCTTTGAGCTGAACAtgcattatttttctttttttataagtaaaaattttattaataaaaaggccaaTAAAAATTTAGCAAATTTTCTAGTCATTTTTGTGTGAATACTTTATGATAGGTGataattaatttaacaatatttttatttttaaaactataaaattatatatttcataAAGTGTCAAGTCAAAATTAATAGTCTCAATCATGTTCTAGGGTCATAATTATAACTTTCTTAAGTCCATGTATATCTTATGATATTTTGTCtaaaaatttgaattaaatttcataattatattaaaattaagaaatttaaaactttaatttttttcaaacgtaaaatttgatttttaaagccTAAAAGAAATGACAGATACACGCTGACTTTAGAATTGAATCCCAATCAATTTATTAGACCCACTCTACTGTTTTGCATTTAATTTGTGcggactagatagatctatacgGTCCTCCCTGGAAGGCAAATCTGATGTTGACTGAAATGCTAGTCGTTCTTTTTGTCCATTAGTAATATGTTCCTTCCGAGAAGAATATTATGGTGTTTCTGGTCAgcttcatcttctttctttttttattcttcctttactTCTTCATTTGTTCATAAATTTCTTGCATCAGACTAGTTTCCCCAAATTTTCATCTCTAGTATTTTGCTTTCTCTACCTTCTTCAAACTCAGTTGCACAAGATCCTTCTTTTATCACTTATCATGGCTTCTACTTCTTCCGCTCCTCCCAATCAGTGGAAGACATGGGATGTTTTTATTAGTTTTAGAGGCGATGATACACGTTATAATATTCTCTCCCATCTCTCTAAAGCCTTGAAGGACAAACAAATCAAGGCCTTTACGGATGAAGAGCTTCGTAAAGGAGAAGAGATCTCATCAGAGCTCTTGAAAATAATCCGAGAATCAAGTATCTCAATAGTCATTTTCTCTGAAAATTATGCAGATTCTCCATGGTGTTTGGATGAGCTCGTTGAGATACTTAAATGCAAGGAAGAATCAGGACAGATAGTTCTACCAGTTTTTTACAAAGTAGATCCGACTGAGGTTCAAAAGCTGACAGGGAATTTTAGGAAGGCATTTGCTATTGCTGTGCTTGAAGAAGTACTGGATAAAGACAGTCTTCAAAAGGTGGGCAACTGGAAGCGTGCTTTGATGGAAGTAAGCAACTTATCAGGATGGGATTCACAGAAAATCAAGTAAGTTAATTACTCTTTACTGCAGTTTTTCTAAGTTTGAATTTAAGGAAATAGAATCAAAATATAGAAACTTTTAATACAGTACATTAATCTTAATACTGAGCACTAATCGAAATATAGATAGCACTAATATGAAAATGGATATTTGTTACCTTATCCTAAAATCAAagcatattaattatatattactaTTTAGTTAGAGGTGTGGGTCTATCACTGTGATTCTATCATTACTCACTAGTGTTTGTTTTTATACGTGACTAGGTCTGAGGCCGAATTAGTTTATGGAATTGTCAATGATGTTTTGATCAAATTTAGCGATATGTCTAAAAGTGATGATTCTTGTGATCGCAACTTGATTGGAATTAAACTGCGTGTGGAAGAAGTGGAACAGTTGTTAAATGAGAAGCAGATTGTAGGAATTTGGGGGATGGGAGGCATTGGTAAAACAACTATTGCACAAGAAGTATTTCATCGAAACAAGAATAAATTTGATGGTCATTATTTCGTTGAAAATGTTAGGGAAACAATGACAAAGCAATCATCAAATTCAGTGCGAGTCAAAATCATTCAACAATTATTAAGGGACAAACATGTAGACAGTTTGAATGATTCTACAAGGAGAAGGCTTAAGAGTAAGAAGGTATTGATTGTTTTTGATGATGTAGAGGATCGAAACCATTTAAAAGATTTAGCAGGAGAGTGTGATTTGTATGGTGAGGGAAGTAGAATCATCATAACTAGTAGAGATTCATATGTACTTAATTCTGATTTTTCAGAGAAAGTCGTATATGAGGTTGAGAAGTTAATTGATTCTCAAAGTATGGAACTCTTTAGCTTGCATGCCTTCAAACCAAATCTTCCTAACGAAAAATATTTGGAGCTATCAAAGAAGGTGACAATCTATGCTAGAGGCAATCCACTAGCTCTTAAAGTTTTGGGATCTCATTTATTTCGCAGGACGATAAAAGAATGGGAAAGTGAATTGGAAAAATTGGAAGGCAAATCTCTTAAGAAAATTCAAGATGTTTTGAAAACAAGTTATGATGGGCTAGAAAAGAGTGAACAGGAAATATTTCTTGATATTGCATGTTTCTTCAAAGGGAAAGATAAAGATGAGGTTGAGAGAATATTAAAAGCATGTggtttctatccagaaagtgGAATACCTCGTCTAATTGAGAAATCTCTTATAACTATTTCAAACGGTGCGGTAGATATGCATGACTTGTTAGAGCAAATGGGCAAGGATATTGTTAATGAGGAATGCAAACAGCTTGGAAGGCGCAGCAGGTTGTGGAATTATGAAGATATTAATCATGTATTGATAACAGAAACAGAAACGGTGAGGACCAAATTAAATCACTGAAGCTTTGATCATTATCATATTTGAATTttgtaagaattgtagatctcgtGACGAATTAAGTATTAATCAATAATCCTTTTTGCTGTTATTTTACTAGGGAACCGAAAATGTTGAGGCCATATCGTTTCGTCCAGGTGAGAGAGTTATTTTGAAGCTTTTGAAGCTAAGTGCCACAGCCTTTGCGAAGATGTGCAATCTTAGATTCATCGAAGTATGTACAAAGTGGAACAAAGTGCTCCTTCCTAAGAACTTTGAGTTTTTTGCACAAGCAGTAAGATATCTTCACTGGGATTATTATCCTCTAGAATCTTTGCCACTAAACTTTTGGCCAAATAATCTTGTTGAACTTCATATGCCTTATAGCAAACTCATACAACTGAGGAATGGAGGAGATAAGGTACAGTTTATAAATTTTAGATACATTTTATAAAGTTAATTTGTATGttctaatttattgatatttttctatttaattacagcctcttggaaatttgaaattaatggaCCTCAACTGCTCTGATGACCTAGAAAGGATTCCGAACCTGTCTAGTATTGCCCCAAATCTCGAGTTTTTATATTTGGAAGGATGTAAGAGCTTGGTTGAAACTCCCTCTCTTCAAAATCTGAGCAAGCTTACTGAACTTCATCTAAGTGATTGCTGCAAAATCAAAGATTGTCCAGAGATTCCATGTAATATAAGGATTCTAAAATTAGACCGAACTGGAATAGAACAACTGCCCTCATCAATTAAGCATCTGTCTCAACTTGTCTTATTGTCCTTGTATCAGTGTACAGCACTCGAGAGTCTTCCAAGCAGCATTGGCAATTTGAAACGTCTTGAAGAACTTGATCTAGTTGAATGTTCAAGACTCGTGACTATTCCAAGCAGCATAGGCGAGTTGAAATGTCTTGAAGAACTTCATCTAGCTGAATGTTCAAGACTCGTGACTATTCCAAGCAGCATAGGCGAGTTGAAATGTCTTGAAAAGTTATTTCTCCGGAATTGCTCAAATTTAGCAAGTCTTCCTGAAAGCATCAAACAACTTTCGAAGTTGAAACTGCTTAATTTAGAAAGTTGCGAGAGACTTAAAAGTTTACCAGGGCTTCCATCATGCTTAAAATTATTAAAAGCAATTGATTGCCACTCTCTGGAATCTGcatcaatttctttcaatttcttagaACATGAAGATGAAAATGAAGAAGCAGATAAAAGTGAATATGAAAATGAAGAAGCACATAAAAGTGAATCTGAAGATTGCaaatttcttgattttagtaATTGCGTCAAATTGAATAAGAAAGTAATGGAGGATGTTTTTGAAGCGCACCTGTTGGGTCAGAAAGTTACATTATTGATGGCAGGAGGTGAAGTGCCAGAAAGGATGAGGTATAAGAATAAAGGATCCTCGCTTTCCTTCAAACTTGACCTTCGTCACTTAATTGCCTTCTCTTTCTGCGTTGTTCTTCGTCCCAGAAGTCGTTTAATCGATTTTGCTGAATTTGAAGTGGATTTCATATGTGAATCTGGAAATAGGCGGGAACGTAATGCGTTCAACTTATTTAGCGATGAGGACATCGCGAATTGGAATGGAGTGTGGGGTCCATCCTATATATAGTAGAGATAAAAGGAGAAGCAGAAATGAAAAGCATCAAGATGACGAGGAATGCCAATAACTTCTTCAAATATTGGAAGACAAAtcgaagagaagaagaataaatagcttcttcttcttcttcactcgATCTAAATCTCTCTCTATCTCTTCCTGCTTCCTCTTAACCAAACCCCACTCACTTTCACAACAGGTATAACTCATTTCTAGTTTGCCGTTACTTTTTAGCATTCTTAATTGCTTTACTCTTTCAAATAACTGCAATCTTTTGCAGCTCTATCATCTGCCGCTCTATTGTCATTTGAGAGAGGGAAGACTATACAGGAGAATAATTAAGCTCAAATCAGGGGAAAAACAACAGGTGAAATGATAAATAGTATCTTCGTTATATGTAATGTGAACAATATTACAATATAATATGTTGTTATGTGAACATATAATCTATTCTGTCATCCACATTACCACATTAGCTTCCAAATCTAACGATTGACTGAAACTGAACCCCACTTCACTTCCAAATCAACTAAGATACACATTGCAAATAAACTACAACTCTCTAACCTGAAGAACAAATAGCCTTTATAATTATAACAGGCTCATAATGGAAAGCTAAAGAAATGATAAAATAAGGACGAGGAACAACAACATCACATTAGAGTAGAATAAACATTGTAAATAACTAAAAAACCTCTAAAATGCCTATGGTACAGGAACAACAAGAATTGAATTTTCTATTGGCTTCTTTACATAATTACTCTTTGGATTGTAGCCGTGGAGAGAGAGATTCTTCATTAGATTGATAAGAGTCATGGGATTAgtagttttcttgatgattttaacAATAGCAAATTTTAGGGAATAAATGCATCTTCTCAGAAGATGCAATGGTCAAACCTGAATTGTTGACAAAACTATAAGGCTAGTTTTCGAGAGTGAACTTGCAGAAACTCACCATTTTCGTATatctccatttgcaaagttgcagGCTTATTGTTCTTTTTAGTGTGTAGAGATTTCTCTCGATTTTCATAGAAATTGAAGTCATCTAACTATGAGGTCTTATTTCTCTCGATTTTCATAGAAATTGAAGTCATCTAACATTATGAGGTCTTAGCTGAATAACTTTTAAATATATTCAGCATTTCCAAACCTTGCTAAAGTCCAATCTGCAAATTATTATAACAAATCGTGTCAATCCAACCTTTAATATATTCAACAAGAACAGAGGCCACCATGCACAAGTTTCTATTCTAGCAGCATCTTTTGCCAGATATATTGAAATATCAAGCCTAAATTGTATAGTACAACCACTGAAAATAACAGAAAAATGGCAACATACTCTGCTAAGTTGAGTTTTTAATGCAGGGGAACCATATGCACAGCATATTGCAGAAGACTTCCACAAATAGAAGCTGTTGTGTAAGAGAACAGGTCTTTTCTCAAAACCACGAACTTCAAAATTAgagagtagtttttttttttttttttttttttgaggttaacaTGAACTTAAAAATATTTCTGCTCCATTCCCAACATGACAAGGTCAGGTATAACAAATATTCATTGTAAAGCAGTACTACCATGAAGTAAACACAATTTTCGACAATCAATATGTATTTAGTTCTAGCCATAtttcttaaaatataatataacaaATTAGAAGATGTAAATGTAGAGCAGACTGGCTTTCACAACAGAAACATCAGAAGACAATTGAGTTCTAAAGCAAAGGAGATACCTCTTGAGTGTCTCTGCTATAAGTTACAGGCCGCCTACCATTATTTTCAAGATCTCTGTTCTGCTGCACGGAATGCTGCATCTAACTTCTTATTGCCATTTGGAGTGCTTGCCCATACATCATATTTAATGCTCTTATGAATGTCATCTTCATTGTAAGACTTGATAACATAGAACTTAGCATCTGCCTACTTAGTTTCAAAATCTGGTTTGTTATACTGATCTCTTTGTACAGTGATTCCCAAGTCTTCCTTGACAGCAGTCTCCAGAGAAGGAAATTTATTAGAGCCCCTAGGACCAGAAGTTAgttcatttgaggtttcaaaatcACTGTTTTTATAGAATCTGTCTCCAGATTTATTTCTATCATTTCCATTCCATATCCTTCCGTACTGTCTATAGTTCATAGGACAATTATGCGGGAATGGACCATGTTTTTGGATAGAAAAAGGAGGCAAATTTCCTACAGGATGGTATCCTTTCGAGAGACCTGCTGAGAAATCAGAACACAATGCAGACACCTGTAACAAAAAAAGTTAAATCAGCAAAAACACTCAAAACTGAAGACTAGTGATGACCAACAAGCACAACAAACTTCAAAATCAGTTCTTTTTGGGAAAGTTTAAAGATATAGACATAAAAAGTAAGAATATTTCATACCTTGTTTAAAGGTCTGATTGCTTGTGTATTTGTAGATTTAGAGGATTTGCCAGCAGTATTGTCATTAGACTTCATAGAGTTAAACCCACTGGACTTGGCAAAAGTAGAAGCTGATCCATATTTTCCATTTTGAGAACCAGTATTGCCATTTGAGACATCACTAAAATATGCTGAATCCCATGAATAGCAAGGCATGGCTTCTGATCCATAGAAAACAGGATGTGGAAGGTATCCAGGTGAAGAAAAATATGCTTGTTGACCAACACTTTGCCCATCTACCCCAACCACTGCCCCAGAAGCATATGGATTATAGCCAGGTAAATAATAGACTAGTGATCCATTGTCTGATTGCATCCCTGATGTGATCAACTGATACACTAGTATCAATTATCAACAAGACACAATTATACAAAACTACCCTTATCAGCCAAGCAGAACGAGACATAGTTTTGCCTAATTTTTGCAAATAGAAATGAAAGTATACGTCAGAAGAACATACCATATGAGATACATCTGCTTGAAAATAACCATGATCATCCAATTGTGTGAAGGATCCATTATACTCTGCAACAAAGAGTAAGTTTAAGAAATAATATACCATAAATTAATCTAATTCTCAAATTATAAACTTCAGAGCTGCAAatcaaactgaaaaaaaaaaatctttaattgaAGCAAAGTAAAGTaacttaatattttcaaaattatcaTGCTTGAAGACGTGCTAAAgtattatcttttcatttttcacATGATTGCACCATTAGCCTAAAAAATGATTCTGACTATATGGAAGTCAACTAAGAAATATGAGTACTTAATCACAAGGCCGATTAACATCATCCTATGCAATACATTGAGGAGTATATTACCAGACATCTCAAGTCTCAACTTTACTGAAAACCTATTATATGAGTACTTTTAACTAAGATTATGGCATTCCATTTAATTGACTTTATCACAACTCCAAAAGATTATATATAAGAAGAATATATAACCGTCTCAATATCCCACCTGGGTAGTAATAATTGTAACTACTTGTTGGTGGATTGTAAATACCAAGGTCTCCAACAGACTCTTGGTCAGTCTCCCCTTTGATACCAGAATTACCATCTACTTCACCTTTGGTATTAGAAGTAGCATCCCGTGAAAAGCAACTGAATGATGTTGAGCCACATGGTAATCCATCTTTTCCAGAAGCCTGAAAACAAAGACATACAAAGGAAAATAAGATAATAAAAAGATAATCTTGTTCTACTAAGCATTAAGTAAGTTTGTTGTTAAAATAACCATCTAATCTTGTTCTACTAAGCATTAAGTTTGTTGTTAAAATAAACATCTACCATGCACAGAATAAATTTGTGCAATGTGGATGCCTAGAGATACACATACAGAGCCACAAAAATCTAAGAtccaaaaaatttaaataaaacactaGCAATCCTTTTAAACAAGAAGAATGGATCTCATGGTACTCACACAAATAGATCATATTCTTGAACTTATGTTATAATGACCAGAAACATATTTCCTTGACCTTTTAGTGTTTTATAATTCTCAGTAATCCAATGCATACCATACACCAAACCGCAAAGTGAAAGTTGGCACAACTACAAGAAAGATAGGAATCCACAATAAATTAAAACCAAGCCTTTTCACCTTCATAACGCCATTTTTCCAAGCAATTATGCACAAGGAAGAAAACAAAAGCAACATAGATTAATATGACATACCACATCACGCCCAGCCAATTTCCTAATGGACTCCGACTTCAATCCTGTAGGAACAGATTCAGCTGCATTATATAGTTAAGAATACAATACTTATTCAATAcggaatttttcttttttttttccacagGACAAAGCCAATACGCAATTTTAGCAGCAAGAGGAAGGAATGAAAGGGGCGAAAAGGGCATAAATCAAAGAAGCCAAACAATTTACTTTCCATAAAATGAAAATCTTGATCATCCACGATAATTATTACCCATCTTCAATATAAAATGAACAACCCAgatttttttttcccattttcagttaaaaaaaagtaacacaaatgaaattaaaaacagaacacaaatgaaattaaaaacaGAACCCATAATAGCTTTATATTTAAAAAGTTTGGGGGTGTTGGGGAAAGGGGAAAAGAAACCCAATAAGAGAGGATGCGTTTCTCAAGTTCTGTTCCAGCGGCAATCGTTGATCGATAAAAGCCCAAGTTGACACCTGCAAACAGAGAGACAAAATAAATAGCAAAAGTGTTAGTCAAAGTCAAAGCACCAGTACTTTTATACCAAAAGTCTTACGATTTAGCATTGTATTTTGATgggtgaaattattttttttgaataaaaatattattttaaatattattaaaaaataatttaaaaaaattattttattatttttatatttttataattaaaataaattaaatttaatttttaa includes:
- the LOC131172718 gene encoding uncharacterized protein LOC131172718 — translated: MAESVPTGLKSESIRKLAGRDVASGKDGLPCGSTSFSCFSRDATSNTKGEVDGNSGIKGETDQESVGDLGIYNPPTSSYNYYYPEYNGSFTQLDDHGYFQADVSHMLITSGMQSDNGSLVYYLPGYNPYASGAVVGVDGQSVGQQAYFSSPGYLPHPVFYGSEAMPCYSWDSAYFSDVSNGNTGSQNGKYGSASTFAKSSGFNSMKSNDNTAGKSSKSTNTQAIRPLNKVSALCSDFSAGLSKGYHPVGNLPPFSIQKHGPFPHNCPMNYRQYGRIWNGNDRNKSGDRFYKNSDFETSNELTSGPRGSNKFPSLETAVKEDLGITVQRDQYNKPDFETK
- the LOC110661357 gene encoding disease resistance protein TAO1-like, which produces MASTSSAPPNQWKTWDVFISFRGDDTRYNILSHLSKALKDKQIKAFTDEELRKGEEISSELLKIIRESSISIVIFSENYADSPWCLDELVEILKCKEESGQIVLPVFYKVDPTEVQKLTGNFRKAFAIAVLEEVLDKDSLQKVGNWKRALMEVSNLSGWDSQKIKSEAELVYGIVNDVLIKFSDMSKSDDSCDRNLIGIKLRVEEVEQLLNEKQIVGIWGMGGIGKTTIAQEVFHRNKNKFDGHYFVENVRETMTKQSSNSVRVKIIQQLLRDKHVDSLNDSTRRRLKSKKVLIVFDDVEDRNHLKDLAGECDLYGEGSRIIITSRDSYVLNSDFSEKVVYEVEKLIDSQSMELFSLHAFKPNLPNEKYLELSKKVTIYARGNPLALKVLGSHLFRRTIKEWESELEKLEGKSLKKIQDVLKTSYDGLEKSEQEIFLDIACFFKGKDKDEVERILKACGFYPESGIPRLIEKSLITISNGAVDMHDLLEQMGKDIVNEECKQLGRRSRLWNYEDINHVLITETETGTENVEAISFRPGERVILKLLKLSATAFAKMCNLRFIEVCTKWNKVLLPKNFEFFAQAVRYLHWDYYPLESLPLNFWPNNLVELHMPYSKLIQLRNGGDKCTALESLPSSIGNLKRLEELDLVECSRLVTIPSSIGELKCLEELHLAECSRLVTIPSSIGELKCLEKLFLRNCSNLASLPESIKQLSKLKLLNLESCERLKSLPGLPSCLKLLKAIDCHSLESASISFNFLEHEDENEEADKSEYENEEAHKSESEDCKFLDFSNCVKLNKKVMEDVFEAHLLGQKVTLLMAGGEVPERMRYKNKGSSLSFKLDLRHLIAFSFCVVLRPRSRLIDFAEFEVDFICESGNRRERNAFNLFSDEDIANWNGVWGPSYI